The proteins below come from a single Papaver somniferum cultivar HN1 chromosome 11, ASM357369v1, whole genome shotgun sequence genomic window:
- the LOC113320239 gene encoding BTB/POZ domain-containing protein At1g01640-like translates to MDCSFCKKVKVHLCWQSSYTPPGGVLVCNRCNGEINNIMSLMNKDRNTGTISLADADWGTTSATRWIKIGKEKEERSKEREERCTNYLGGLAIALREGSYSDIQINPGDGPSIPAHRFLLATRSEVFKNMLASDTCKAAPVDSVSLPEFNHEELEIFLELLYCGNLSKEKFEKHFFCLAVASHKYAIPHLQKFCEEHILKLLDSSTALKVLEISEITSNETLKVAALESILSHSEEIYFSPSYEEFASQNPHLLVHITRAHSISDKKRKV, encoded by the exons ATGGATTGTTCTTTTTGTAAAAAGGTAAAAGTTCACCTCTGTTGGCAATCTTCATATACACCCCCCGGTGGAGTTTTAGTATGCAATCGTTGTAACGGAGAAATCAACAACATCATGAGCTTGATGAACAAAGACAGAAATACAGGAACCATATCCCTAGCTGATGCCGATTGG GGGACTACAAGTGCTACAAGGTGGATCAAGATagggaaagagaaagaagaaaggtcgAAAGAGAGAGAAGAAAGGTGCACTAATTATCTTGGTGGATTAGCTATTGCATTAAGGGAGGGAAGTTACTCAGATATCCAAATCAACCCCGGCGATGGACCTTCTATACCTGCACATAGATTTTTGCTG GCAACTAGATCTGAGGTTTTCAAAAACATGCTAGCATCGGATACTTGCAAAGCAGCACCAGTTGACTCGGTATCCCTCCCTGAATTTAATCACGAAGAGCTTGAAATCTTCTTGGAATTGCTTTACTGTggaaacttgtctaaggaaaagtTTGAGAAACATTTTTTCTGCCTAGCAGTTGCATCTCATAAGTATGCAATTCCACATTTACAGAAGTTTTGCGAAGAACATATATTGAAGTTATTAGATTCTTCAACGGCACTCAAAGTTCTGGAGATCTCAGAAATTACTTCTAATGAGACATTAAAAGTTGCTGCCTTGGAATCAATACTCAGCCACTCAGAAGAGATTTATTTCTCACCTAGTTATGAAGAATTTGCCAGTCAGAACCCCCATTTGCTGGTACATATCACAAGGGCCCATAGCATTAGTGATAAGAAGCGTAAAGTGTAA
- the LOC113320365 gene encoding ADP,ATP carrier protein ER-ANT1-like, producing the protein MEKSRPHPDNFSSDLMMGGCAAAISKSAAAPMERVKLLLQNQGEMLKSGNLKTPYNGIQDCFKRVLREEGFLSFWRGNQANVIRYFPTQAFNFASKGYFKNLLGRSKEKDGYLKWFAGNLAAGSAAGATTSLFLYHLDYARTRLGTDAKECPVNGQRQFKGMVDVYRKTVSSDGIIGLYRGFGASIMGITLYRGMYFGIYDTMKPIVLVGSLEGNFFASFLLGWSVTTVSGVCAYPFDTVRRRMMLTSGQPSKYCNSLHCFRQIIHHEGVFALFRGVSANMLLGMAGAGVLAGYDQLHCLTYMHGYGQRTLN; encoded by the exons atggagaaatCTCGACCACACCCGGATAATTTTTCTAGTGATTTGATGATGGGTGGATGTGCAGCAGCAATATCAAAGAGTGCTGCTGCACCTATGGAGAGAGTGAAACTATTGTTACAGAATCAAGGAGAAATGTTGAAGAGCGGAAATCTTAAAACACCTTATAATGGTATTCAAGATTGTTTTAAAAGGGTTTTGAGAGAAGAAGGTTTTTTGTCATTCTGGAGAGGTAATCAAGCTAATGTCATTCGGTATTTCCCTACCCAG GCATTCAACTTTGCGTCCAAGGGCTATTTCAAAAACCTCCTTGGGCGCTCGAAAGAGAAAGATGGCTACTTGAAGTGGTTTGCAGGAAATCTTGCTGCTGGTAGTGCTGCAGGAGCAACTACTTCTTTGTTTCTATATCACTTAGATTATGCTCGCACCAGACTAGGCACTGATGCAAAGGAATGCCCTGTAAATGGTCAAAGACAGTTTAAAGGGATGGTAGATGTTTATAGGAAAACTGTGTCAAGTGATGGCATAATAGGTCTTTATCGGGGCTTTGGGGCTTCAATCATGGGAATTACTCTGTATCGGGGTATGTACTTTGGGATCTATGACACCATGAAACCCATCGTTCTGGTTGGCTCTTTAGAG GGAAACTTCTTTGCCTCTTTTCTATTGGGTTGGAGTGTTACAACAGTTTCAGGGGTTTGTGCATACCCGTTTGACACTGTTCGTCGAAGAATGATGCTAACCTCAGGACAACCTTCCAAGTATTGTAACTCTCTGCATTGCTTCCGTCAGATCATTCACCATGAGGGTGTTTTTGCACTATTTAGAGGAGTTTCCGCAAACATGCTTCTAGGTATGGCAGGGGCAGGAGTTCTGGCAGGTTATGATCAGCTACATTGTTTAACTTACATGCACGGGTATGGTCAAAGAACCTTAAATTGA